The Brachyspira hyodysenteriae ATCC 27164 genome includes a window with the following:
- a CDS encoding FliI/YscN family ATPase → MIKDENVDFDKEVKKTFDKYRKVVDDVALLKSYGKVKEVIGSLVISEGPFCKLGDMCRIYMNDNSYLDAEAIGFRNQDVLLATYGPVNGITFGNMVYSFERPLSVMCCDEILGTVLDARGKPLAGGGHNFYETPIPVSHSAVNPMNRPRINKHIQTGVRAIDGLLTVGQGQRMAIMSGTGVGKSTLLSMIARNTNADVNVIALIGERRREVRDFIERDLGEEGLKRSILVVATSDDAPLLRVRAAYTATTIAEYFRDKGKNVMFMVDSVTRFALAQREIGLSRGEPPTTRGYTPSVFSELAKLLERTGTSSKGSITAFYNVLVEGDDLDEPITDAVRGILDGHIVLSRDLANRGHFPAIDVNKSISRIMNEVVSNMHKRAAREFLKMSADYNEAKELIMIGGYAKGSMPEVDRAIDYKPMMDRYLQQDVYEVSSFADSKEALLSMFYSQEEIEEDLVNSGDVKKAADRTDISDNVEYANDVVIL, encoded by the coding sequence ATGATTAAAGATGAAAATGTAGATTTTGATAAAGAAGTAAAAAAGACATTTGATAAATACAGAAAAGTAGTTGATGATGTAGCTTTATTAAAATCTTACGGTAAAGTTAAAGAAGTTATAGGTTCATTGGTTATTAGTGAGGGACCTTTTTGCAAACTTGGCGATATGTGCCGTATATATATGAATGACAATAGTTATCTTGATGCTGAAGCTATAGGTTTCAGAAATCAAGATGTACTTTTAGCTACTTACGGACCTGTTAATGGAATAACTTTTGGAAATATGGTTTATTCTTTTGAAAGACCATTATCTGTTATGTGCTGTGATGAAATATTAGGAACAGTGCTTGATGCAAGAGGAAAACCGCTTGCAGGAGGCGGGCATAATTTTTATGAAACTCCTATTCCTGTTTCTCATTCAGCAGTAAACCCAATGAATAGACCTAGAATAAATAAACATATACAAACAGGTGTAAGAGCAATAGACGGGCTTTTAACTGTTGGACAGGGACAGCGTATGGCTATAATGAGCGGTACAGGTGTCGGTAAATCTACACTCTTATCTATGATAGCTAGAAATACCAATGCTGATGTAAATGTTATCGCATTGATTGGTGAAAGAAGAAGAGAGGTAAGAGATTTTATAGAAAGAGATTTAGGAGAAGAAGGATTAAAAAGAAGTATATTAGTTGTTGCTACAAGTGATGATGCTCCGCTTTTGAGAGTAAGAGCTGCATACACTGCTACTACAATAGCTGAGTATTTCAGAGATAAAGGCAAAAATGTTATGTTTATGGTAGACTCTGTAACACGTTTTGCTTTGGCTCAAAGAGAGATAGGACTTTCAAGAGGTGAGCCTCCTACCACTAGAGGTTATACTCCTAGTGTATTCTCTGAACTTGCTAAACTTTTGGAAAGAACAGGTACTTCAAGCAAAGGCTCTATTACAGCATTTTATAATGTATTGGTAGAAGGTGATGATTTGGATGAACCTATTACAGATGCTGTTAGAGGTATATTAGACGGACACATAGTTTTATCTAGAGATTTAGCCAATAGAGGACATTTCCCAGCTATTGATGTAAATAAAAGTATATCTAGGATTATGAATGAAGTAGTATCTAATATGCATAAAAGAGCAGCAAGAGAATTTTTAAAGATGAGTGCTGACTATAATGAAGCTAAAGAACTTATAATGATAGGCGGTTATGCTAAAGGAAGTATGCCTGAAGTTGACAGAGCCATTGATTATAAGCCTATGATGGATAGATATTTACAGCAAGATGTATATGAGGTTTCAAGTTTTGCTGATAGTAAAGAAGCTCTTTTATCTATGTTCTATTCACAGGAAGAGATAGAAGAGGATTTAGTAAACAGCGGCGATGTAAAAAAAGCAGCTGATAGAACAGATATTTCCGACAATGTAGAATATGCTAATGATGTTGTGATACTGTAG